A genomic stretch from Gopherus flavomarginatus isolate rGopFla2 chromosome 3, rGopFla2.mat.asm, whole genome shotgun sequence includes:
- the TUSC1 gene encoding tumor suppressor candidate gene 1 protein produces MRRMRGAGRRWSCGPGAGSRRGRGAAVGGGEAACGWRGLAGGSPQQLAERYADLAASHSEAVRAREERERQNARLRDENARLRLENRRLRRENRSLFRQALLGPGPEPDAPPRPGSAPEQQLEEEAALAAQLRRLQERHRRALQQLRRRRAQDGLEEDGELDELLRELDGEQPQPPPPEKSLVPPL; encoded by the coding sequence ATGAGGCGCATGCGCGGTGCTGGACGGCGCTGGAGCTGCGGGCCCGGCGCGGGCTCGCGGAGGGGTCGGGGGGCAGCCGTTGGCGGAGGCGAGGCGGCGTGCGGCTGGCGGGGCCTGGCGGGCGGCTCGCCGCAGCAGCTGGCGGAGCGATACGCGGACTTGGCCGCCAGCCACAGCGAGGCGGTGCGGGCCCGCGAGGAGCGGGAGCGCCAGAACGCGCGGCTGCGGGACGAGAACGCGCGGCTGCGGCTGGAGAACCGCCGGCTGCGCCGGGAGAACCGCAGCCTCTTCCGCCAGGCGCTGCTGGGGCCCGGGCCGGAGCCCGACGCGCCGCCCCGCCCGGGCTCCGCCCCcgagcagcagctggaggaggaagcGGCGCTCGCGGCCCAGCTGCGGCGGCTGCAGGAGAGGCACCGCCGGGCCCTGCAGCAGCTGCGGCGCCGCCGCGCCCAGGACGGGTTGGAGGAGGACGGGGAGCTGGACGAGCTGCTGCGGGAGTTGGACGGGGAGCAGCCACAGCCGCCGCCGCCGGAGAAGAGCCTGGTGCCGCCCCTA